The following is a genomic window from Niabella soli DSM 19437.
CTGTAACTGCCAAAAGGAAGATCCCCAGCCAGTCAATTTCGTGTGCTGCTTTTTTAGCCGCGTACCGGGGGCTGCGCACAAACTGTAAGGTAAGCAGCGTGGCAATGATCCCCAATGGGATATTGATATAGAATATGTACGGCCAGCTAAAATTATCTACAATATATCCGCCCAAAGGAGGTCCCAGCGTGGGGCCTGCAATAACGCCCAGGCCATAAATGGCCTGGGCCATGCCTCTTTTTTCAATCGGATAAGACTCGGTTATAATAGTTTGTGAAGTAACCAGCAATGCACCACCGCCCAGCCCCTGTAAAAAACGAAAGGCAACCAGTTCCCAGATACTGGTGGCGTTTCCACACAGGAAAGAACAAATGGTGAAAATAACGATTGAAACGGCAAAATAATTCCGGCGTCCGAATTGCTGGGAAAGCCAACTGGTCATAGGAACAATGATCACGTTGCCAATCGCATAGGCGGTAATAACCCAGCCCACCTCAGACAACGTAGCACCCAGGTTGCCCTTCATATCATTCAGCGCCACGTTAACAATAGTGCTGTCAACAATTTCCAGTAAGGCACAAATAATGGCGGTGATGGTAATAATCGCACGCCGTGCACCATATTCTACAAGAGAATCCTGTTGTTCCATAAATTGATACTTTGAAAAGATGAAAAAGAAAACAATCGCCCGAAGGCTATTGCTCCTTCACAATTAACTATTCACTTCTCATTAATTAAGCGTAACATCAACCACTACGTTCATTCCTGCCCGCAACTTTTTAACAAGAGAATCATTTTTATTGGCAAACTCAATCTTTACCGGAAGGCGCTGCACTACTTTTACAAAGTTGCCGCTGGCATTATCTGCCGGAAGCAAAGCCGACACAGACCCCGTTGCGGGGGAAAAGGACGTTACGGTGCCTTCAAATTTATGTTTTGGAAAGGCATCTACGCTGATTTCCGCTTTTTGCCCGGTTACCATTCTTGACAATTGCGTTTCTTTAAAGTTAGCAACGACCCATTTTTCGTCATTTAATACAATGCTGAATAATTGTGCCCCTGCCTGTATGTACTGCCCCACCTGAACCGGAACTTTTGAAACAATCCCGTCGGCATTGGCGACGATCACGGTATAGCTCAGGTTGAGTTTTGCATTGTCCACATCCACCGCGCGCTGGCGCTCCATTGCATCCGAAACACTGATCTGTTTTGATGTCGCTTTTGATTGAGAGCTCACGGCTCCCGTTTGCGCAGCCGCCTGGTTTCTTTGCTGCTGCAATACCTGCAACTGGCGGTCTGCCGTTTGCTTGGCCGCCAGCGCCTGCTCATATTGCTGTTGTGTTATAGAGTGATCCTTGATCAGGTTTTCATAACGCTTTAGATCTTCTGAAGTACGCCAAACATTTACTTTTGCGGCTTCAATCTGTGCGTCTGCGGTAGCAACGGCTGCATTTGCTGTGTTAATATTTCTGCGGGAAGCTTCAGTTCCGGCCTCGGCGGACGCCACATTGCTCTTTGCCGTTACCAATGCCGCTTCCGCCTGCTCCAGCGCTATTTTCAGATCCCTTGTATCCAGCACCACCAGGGTATCTCCTTTATGTACAAATTGGTTATCATTTACTTTTACCTCAGCGATATAACCAGATATTTTAGAGATCACCGGGCTCACATTTGCTGTGATCTGGGCATCATCTGTATCTTCATGATGCTGCCCGTGAACATAGGCCTTAATTCCAAAATAACCGCCCACAACTACCAGTAAAGCCAGTATTACAAAGAAAATAGGGCTTCTTTTTTTTCTTTGAGTCGATTCATTGGATTGTTCCTGAACCGTGGTTGCTTGTTCGTTTGCCATTGTATTTGTATTAATAGTCTTAAAAGTTTTATTTAATCAGGGTACCGGAAGCTTCCAGTAATTTTTGGGAAGCCAGCGCTGCATCGGCCTTTGCATTGAGTAATTTGATCCGGGAAGACAATAAGGAGGCATTAGCGTCCAGCAGATCCGTTATCGTAACCAGGCTGTTGTCGTATTTATTTTTGGTGATCCTGTAATTTTCTTCCGCCTGTATCAATGATTGTGCGTTTACGTCAATTTTCTTTTTTGCCAGCAACGCATTCTGATAATCCCTGTTGATCTCCAGCCGGATGTTATCTGTCAGTAAATCCCTCGAGGCCGTTAGTTCCTGCGCCTGGGCTTTTGCTTTGCGGATGGTGGCGCCCGTTTTCCATAAACTGGACAGGCTGTATTGCACCCCTATACCGCCATTGATCGCGTTGGTGATGGTAAGCACTTTGGGAATATCAGCAGCTATATAACCCCCGGTTAACGCCAGGCTGGGAAAATAATCAGCCCGGGCGGCTTTAATACCTGTTTGCGCGGCCTTTTCCTGGTAATCCAGGGCCTGCATATCTTTCCTGTTTTGAATGGCCTGTGCTTCATAATAGGTTACCGGCTGCGCTTCTGTAATCCCATTAACAAAAGAGGAATCCACTTCTATAACCGTGTTTTCCGGTAGTCCCAATAACAGATCCATATTCACGTTTGCTATGGCATTATTATTCTGTGCTTCCAGTAATTGCAATTCAATATCTGATGTTTGCAACTGCGCTTTTAAACGGTCATTGCGCGCCATCAGGCCGTTATTTTCCAATTGCAGGAAATTGGAATCCCTGTGCTGGGAAGCGACCAGGTTCTCCTGAATTACCCCGATCAACTGTGCCGACTTAAACAGATTTGCATACGCCTCTGTAAGATTATAGGCTATAGCGTTCTTATCGTTCCCTTCGTTCAGGCGTACCGCTTCCAGCAGGTATTTTGCTGATTGGATTCCGTACCGGATCTTCCCTCCGGCATACAGCGGTAATGAAACGTTCGCAATGCCATACATAGCCTGCGAAATCGTTGGAACCGAGCTGCCTCCTGAAGAACCCGAAGAACTTCCGCCGCCGGATTTAGCCGCCTTCAGGTCAACATTCGCATTGGTAAGACGCATATAACTGCCGGTAACCTTAACATCGGGCAATTGGTGATTTTTGGCCTCATCCACCGCCGCAGTTGCTTCCTGTATTTTGGCCTGGTCGATCTTTAAATGCTTGCTGTTTTGTAAGCCCAGCTCCACCGCTTCTTTTAAAGAAAGTTTTTTAATGTCCTGCGCGGAAAGAGGATTATTGAAGACCATTATTACCGATAAAAAAACGGCAATGGTTGTTATTCTTGTATTCATATATTGAACTATTATCTTTTTATTTATCTGACTCTTTTACCAGGAGATAACTTTTAACGATCGCTTTTAAATGTGTCTTCAGCCGGGGAATGATCAGTTTAAAAAACTCTTCTTCATTATCCTGGGCCACGCGGTATTGCTCGCACAAAAACCTCCGGGTATTAAATGCATGGTTGATCGTGCCAAACACGGTTATGGACAACATAGGCATATCCACATTCTTCCTGAAAATACCAGCATTGGCTCCTGCTTTGATAGCGCTCTTCAACAGTGTATTATTTTGAAGCTTCATGCTTCGTACACTTTCGTACATCACGGGATTTTTCATTATACCCTGCTCCCGTACCATTAATAAATGAAAATTCCGGTTTGCTGCAATGGTGTCA
Proteins encoded in this region:
- a CDS encoding HlyD family secretion protein, which gives rise to MANEQATTVQEQSNESTQRKKRSPIFFVILALLVVVGGYFGIKAYVHGQHHEDTDDAQITANVSPVISKISGYIAEVKVNDNQFVHKGDTLVVLDTRDLKIALEQAEAALVTAKSNVASAEAGTEASRRNINTANAAVATADAQIEAAKVNVWRTSEDLKRYENLIKDHSITQQQYEQALAAKQTADRQLQVLQQQRNQAAAQTGAVSSQSKATSKQISVSDAMERQRAVDVDNAKLNLSYTVIVANADGIVSKVPVQVGQYIQAGAQLFSIVLNDEKWVVANFKETQLSRMVTGQKAEISVDAFPKHKFEGTVTSFSPATGSVSALLPADNASGNFVKVVQRLPVKIEFANKNDSLVKKLRAGMNVVVDVTLN
- a CDS encoding TolC family protein gives rise to the protein MNTRITTIAVFLSVIMVFNNPLSAQDIKKLSLKEAVELGLQNSKHLKIDQAKIQEATAAVDEAKNHQLPDVKVTGSYMRLTNANVDLKAAKSGGGSSSGSSGGSSVPTISQAMYGIANVSLPLYAGGKIRYGIQSAKYLLEAVRLNEGNDKNAIAYNLTEAYANLFKSAQLIGVIQENLVASQHRDSNFLQLENNGLMARNDRLKAQLQTSDIELQLLEAQNNNAIANVNMDLLLGLPENTVIEVDSSFVNGITEAQPVTYYEAQAIQNRKDMQALDYQEKAAQTGIKAARADYFPSLALTGGYIAADIPKVLTITNAINGGIGVQYSLSSLWKTGATIRKAKAQAQELTASRDLLTDNIRLEINRDYQNALLAKKKIDVNAQSLIQAEENYRITKNKYDNSLVTITDLLDANASLLSSRIKLLNAKADAALASQKLLEASGTLIK
- a CDS encoding TetR/AcrR family transcriptional regulator, with product MSIEFTQKQLEIMAAAVKLFAENGFETTSVRDIAKAADVNVAMISYYFGSKEKLLEALFMKHITTIRTKLEAIVFASDVAPEDKIGHIIDTYIDTIAANRNFHLLMVREQGIMKNPVMYESVRSMKLQNNTLLKSAIKAGANAGIFRKNVDMPMLSITVFGTINHAFNTRRFLCEQYRVAQDNEEEFFKLIIPRLKTHLKAIVKSYLLVKESDK